One genomic segment of Hydrocarboniclastica marina includes these proteins:
- the tuf gene encoding elongation factor Tu, whose amino-acid sequence MSKAKFERKKLHINVGTIGHVDHGKTTLTAALTRVSSEVFGGEARAFDQIDNAPEERARGITIATSHVEYDSEKRHYAHVDCPGHADYVKNMITGAAQMDGAILVVSAADGPMPQTREHILLSRQVGVPYIVVFLNKADMVDDEELLELVEMEVRELLSQYDFPGDDTPIITGSALMALEGKDDNGMGTTAVSKLIEALDSYIPEPERAVDQPFLMPIEDVFSISGRGTVVTGRIERGIINVGNEVEIVGIKDTVKTVCTGVEMFRKLLDEGRAGENVGVLLRGTKRDDVERGQVLAKPGTITPHTKFECEVYVLSKEEGGRHTPFFKGYRPQFYFRTTDVTGACELPEGVEMVMPGDNVKLVTTLIAPIAMEDGLRFAIREGGRTVGAGVVTKIVE is encoded by the coding sequence ATGTCCAAGGCAAAGTTTGAACGTAAGAAGCTCCACATCAACGTTGGGACCATCGGTCACGTTGACCATGGCAAGACGACACTGACCGCAGCACTGACGCGCGTAAGCTCAGAGGTGTTTGGTGGTGAGGCGCGGGCATTCGACCAGATCGACAATGCGCCGGAAGAGCGTGCGCGTGGTATCACGATCGCGACTTCCCACGTTGAGTATGATTCCGAGAAGCGCCACTACGCGCACGTTGACTGTCCCGGCCACGCTGACTATGTGAAGAACATGATCACGGGTGCGGCGCAGATGGACGGCGCGATCCTGGTGGTCTCCGCAGCTGACGGCCCTATGCCGCAGACGCGTGAGCACATCCTGCTGTCTCGTCAGGTCGGCGTACCGTACATTGTTGTGTTCCTGAACAAGGCGGACATGGTCGATGACGAAGAGCTGCTCGAGCTGGTTGAGATGGAAGTGCGTGAGCTGCTGAGCCAGTACGACTTCCCGGGCGACGACACGCCGATCATTACCGGTTCTGCGCTGATGGCGCTGGAAGGCAAAGACGACAATGGCATGGGTACCACTGCGGTCTCCAAGCTGATCGAAGCGCTGGACAGCTACATTCCGGAGCCGGAGCGTGCGGTTGATCAGCCGTTCCTGATGCCGATCGAGGATGTGTTCTCTATCTCTGGTCGCGGTACTGTGGTGACCGGTCGTATCGAGCGCGGCATCATCAACGTCGGTAACGAAGTTGAGATCGTCGGTATCAAGGACACGGTCAAGACGGTATGTACCGGTGTTGAGATGTTCCGTAAGCTGCTGGACGAAGGTCGTGCGGGTGAGAACGTCGGCGTACTGCTGCGTGGCACCAAGCGTGACGATGTTGAGCGTGGCCAGGTACTGGCCAAGCCCGGCACCATTACGCCGCACACCAAGTTCGAGTGTGAAGTTTACGTGTTGAGCAAAGAAGAGGGCGGTCGTCACACGCCGTTCTTCAAAGGTTACCGTCCGCAGTTCTATTTCCGTACCACTGACGTCACTGGCGCTTGCGAGCTGCCGGAAGGGGTGGAAATGGTCATGCCGGGCGATAACGTGAAGCTGGTAACCACTCTGATCGCGCCGATCGCGATGGAAGACGGTCTCCGCTTTGCGATTCGTGAAGGTGGCCGCACCGTAGGTGCAGGCGTCGTTACGAAAATCGTCGAGTAA
- the rplK gene encoding 50S ribosomal protein L11, translating to MAKKISAYIKLQVAAGKANPSPPVGPALGQHGVNIMEFCKAFNASTQDIEPGLPTPVVITVYSDRSFTFVTKTPPAAVLLKKAAGIKSGSGKPNTDKVGTVTRAQLEEIAKTKEPDLTAANLDAAVRSIAGTARSMGLIVEGL from the coding sequence ATGGCCAAGAAGATTTCGGCTTACATTAAGCTGCAGGTTGCTGCCGGTAAAGCAAATCCCAGTCCGCCTGTCGGCCCCGCGTTGGGTCAGCACGGTGTCAACATTATGGAGTTCTGTAAGGCGTTCAACGCCTCTACTCAGGATATTGAACCCGGGTTGCCGACTCCAGTTGTAATAACGGTCTACAGCGACCGCAGCTTTACCTTCGTAACCAAGACCCCACCCGCTGCGGTCCTGCTCAAGAAGGCTGCGGGAATTAAAAGTGGCTCAGGCAAGCCCAACACGGACAAGGTCGGTACTGTAACCCGTGCCCAGTTGGAAGAAATTGCCAAGACCAAAGAACCCGATCTTACTGCCGCCAACCTTGATGCTGCCGTTCGCAGTATCGCCGGTACCGCGCGCAGTATGGGCCTGATTGTGGAGGGTCTGTAA
- the rplJ gene encoding 50S ribosomal protein L10: protein MAIRLEDKKAIVAEVNEAASGALSVVLADYRGITSGEMTSLRKQAREQNVYLRVIRNTLAKRAVEGTEYECVRDVLVGPTIFAFSMEDPGAAARLLKDFAKEKEKFEIKALAVGGELLGADQIDRLAKLPTREQALTMLVATIQAPITKLARTFNEVPSKVTRAVAAVRDQKKEAA, encoded by the coding sequence GTGGCAATCAGACTCGAAGACAAAAAGGCGATAGTCGCTGAAGTCAACGAGGCTGCCAGTGGTGCTTTGTCTGTTGTTTTGGCCGATTACCGGGGTATCACTTCCGGTGAAATGACCAGCCTGCGCAAGCAGGCTCGCGAACAGAACGTTTACCTGCGTGTTATTCGCAACACTTTGGCGAAGCGCGCAGTTGAAGGCACTGAGTATGAGTGTGTTCGCGACGTACTGGTCGGCCCGACAATCTTTGCTTTCTCGATGGAAGATCCTGGCGCGGCAGCGCGACTGCTGAAGGATTTTGCCAAAGAGAAAGAAAAGTTCGAGATCAAAGCACTCGCCGTTGGTGGTGAGCTGCTAGGTGCGGACCAGATTGACCGTCTTGCCAAACTGCCAACGCGCGAACAGGCGTTGACTATGTTGGTGGCGACGATCCAGGCACCTATCACCAAGCTGGCACGTACTTTCAACGAAGTACCGTCGAAAGTTACCCGTGCCGTAGCTGCAGTTCGCGACCAAAAGAAAGAAGCAGCCTAA
- the rpoB gene encoding DNA-directed RNA polymerase subunit beta — MTYSYTEKKRIRKDFGKLPSVMDVPYLLAIQLDSYRDFLQLEASAESRQETGLHAAFKSVFPIASYSGNAALEYVSYRLGEPAFDVKECQLRGVTYAAPLRVKVRLIIYDKESSNKAIKDIKEQEVYMGEMPLMTENGTFVVNGTERVIVSQLHRSPGVFFDHDKGKTHSSGKLLYSARIIPYRGSWLDFEFDPKDCVFVRIDRRRKLPASILLRALGFTSEQMLEMFFDTSKFKLGAETAELELVPSRLRGDIATFDIKDAGGEIIVEEGRRVTARHIRQLEKAGITTLDVPKEYLYGRVTAKDIVDTKTGELLVECNTELTEEVYDKIVEAGVTDLETLYTNDLDCGPFMSDTLRIDPTRNPLEALVEIYRMMRPGEPPTKESAENLFNNLFFSEERYDLSAVGRMKLNRRLGREETEGRSVLENGDIIDVLRTLINIRNGKGNVDDIDNLGNRRIRSVGEMAENQFRVGLVRVERAVRERLSLAESEGLMPQDLINAKPVGAAVKEFFGSSQLSQFMDQNNPLSEVTHKRRVSALGPGGLTRERAGFEVRDVHPTHYGRVCPIETPEGPNIGLINSLATYARTNNYGFLESPYRKVVDGVVTDDIQYLSAIEESNYIIAQASAAVDENGKLTDELVTVRHQNEFTVTPPEKVNFKDVSPRQVVSVAAAMIPFLEHDDANRALMGSNMQRQAVPTLRAEKPLVGTGMERIVAQDSGVCVIARRGGEIESVDASRIVVRVSADETEAGDAGVDIYNLTKYTRSNQNTCINQKSIVKRGDVIARGDVLADGPSVDLGELALGQNMRIAFMPWNGYNFEDSILISERVVQEDRLTTIHIQELTCVARDTKLGSEEVTADIPNVGESALSKLDESGIVYIGAEVGPGDIMVGKVTPKGETQLTPEEKLLRAIFGEKASDVKDTSLRVPSGTRGTVIDVQVFTRDGIEKDQRALSIEKEQLDEYRKDLKDEYRIVEGATFERLRNALRDQAVISAPGMKKGDKLTDDSFAGLGRDDWFKIRMSDDALNELIEKSEEGLIARRKEHEERFEDKKRKIQQGDDLAPGVLKIVKVYLAVKRRIQSGDKMAGRHGNKGVISAIMPVEDMPYDESGEPVDIVLNPLGVPSRMNVGQVLETHLGAAAKGLGRKINGMLEAQKKVSEIRSLLNEIYNGTETPHVDLDSLNDQEILALADNLREGVPMATAVFDGAKEHEIKQMLALADMDTSGQTTLYDGRTGDKFDRPVTVGYMYMLKLNHLVDDKMHARSTGSYSLVTQQPLGGKAQFGGQRFGEMEVWALEAYGAAYTLQEMLTVKSDDVNGRTKMYKNIVDGDHRMEPGMPESFNVLVKEIRSLGIDIELETE; from the coding sequence ATGACTTACTCCTACACCGAAAAAAAACGTATCCGGAAAGACTTCGGCAAGCTGCCGTCTGTCATGGATGTCCCTTATTTGCTGGCCATCCAGCTGGATTCCTATCGGGACTTCCTGCAGTTGGAGGCCTCCGCTGAAAGCCGGCAGGAGACCGGTTTGCATGCGGCATTCAAATCCGTATTTCCGATTGCGAGTTACTCCGGCAATGCTGCGCTCGAGTACGTGAGCTATCGCCTGGGCGAGCCGGCCTTTGACGTCAAAGAGTGTCAGTTGCGCGGTGTCACGTACGCGGCGCCTCTGCGCGTGAAGGTTCGTTTGATCATTTATGACAAGGAATCGTCAAACAAAGCGATCAAAGATATCAAGGAGCAGGAAGTCTACATGGGCGAAATGCCCCTGATGACTGAAAACGGTACCTTCGTCGTAAACGGTACCGAGCGCGTTATTGTTTCCCAGCTGCATCGTTCGCCTGGCGTCTTTTTCGATCACGATAAGGGCAAGACGCACTCGTCCGGCAAACTGCTGTACTCCGCCCGAATCATCCCCTATCGGGGCTCGTGGCTTGACTTCGAGTTTGACCCCAAGGATTGCGTATTCGTCCGGATTGACCGCCGTCGGAAGCTTCCCGCCAGTATTCTTCTGCGGGCTCTCGGCTTTACGTCTGAGCAGATGCTGGAAATGTTCTTCGACACCAGTAAGTTCAAGCTGGGAGCGGAGACTGCCGAGTTGGAACTGGTGCCAAGCCGTCTGCGTGGTGACATCGCGACGTTCGACATCAAAGATGCCGGCGGTGAGATTATCGTCGAGGAAGGCCGTCGCGTTACTGCACGCCACATTCGTCAGCTTGAGAAGGCCGGCATTACCACGCTTGACGTTCCCAAGGAATATCTCTATGGCCGCGTTACAGCGAAGGACATCGTCGACACCAAGACGGGCGAACTACTTGTTGAGTGCAATACGGAGCTGACAGAAGAAGTCTACGACAAGATCGTGGAGGCCGGCGTTACCGATCTGGAAACGCTCTACACCAATGATCTCGACTGTGGGCCGTTTATGTCAGATACCCTGCGTATCGACCCCACTCGCAATCCCCTTGAAGCGCTGGTAGAGATCTACCGGATGATGCGCCCTGGCGAACCGCCAACCAAGGAGTCTGCTGAGAACCTGTTCAACAACCTGTTTTTCTCAGAAGAGCGGTATGACCTCTCTGCAGTGGGACGGATGAAGCTCAATCGCCGTCTGGGTCGTGAAGAGACCGAAGGCCGTAGCGTTCTCGAAAACGGCGACATCATTGATGTGCTCCGTACCCTGATCAACATTCGCAACGGCAAAGGTAATGTTGACGATATCGATAACCTCGGTAACCGTCGTATCCGCTCCGTTGGCGAAATGGCTGAGAACCAGTTCCGTGTGGGTCTGGTACGGGTAGAGCGCGCGGTTCGCGAGCGCCTGAGCCTGGCCGAAAGTGAAGGCCTCATGCCGCAGGATCTCATTAACGCCAAGCCCGTAGGCGCGGCGGTAAAAGAGTTCTTCGGTTCCAGCCAGCTGTCCCAGTTCATGGACCAGAATAACCCGCTGTCTGAGGTTACTCACAAGCGTCGTGTATCAGCTTTGGGCCCGGGCGGTCTGACCCGTGAGCGGGCTGGCTTTGAAGTGCGAGATGTTCATCCAACCCATTACGGTCGTGTCTGTCCGATCGAAACGCCGGAAGGGCCGAACATCGGCCTGATCAATTCTCTGGCGACCTATGCACGCACCAATAACTACGGTTTCCTTGAGAGCCCGTATCGAAAGGTGGTTGATGGCGTAGTTACCGATGACATTCAGTATTTGTCTGCCATTGAAGAAAGCAACTACATCATTGCTCAGGCAAGTGCGGCGGTCGACGAGAATGGCAAGCTTACCGATGAGCTGGTAACCGTTCGCCATCAGAACGAATTCACGGTCACACCACCCGAGAAGGTCAACTTCAAGGACGTTTCACCGCGTCAGGTTGTGTCGGTCGCTGCGGCCATGATTCCATTCCTGGAACATGATGACGCCAACCGTGCCTTGATGGGCTCGAACATGCAGCGTCAGGCCGTGCCCACACTGCGTGCTGAAAAGCCACTGGTTGGTACTGGTATGGAGCGGATCGTCGCCCAGGACTCCGGTGTATGTGTGATCGCGCGTCGTGGCGGTGAAATTGAAAGCGTCGATGCGTCACGCATCGTGGTGCGCGTCAGTGCAGATGAAACTGAAGCCGGTGACGCCGGTGTCGATATCTACAACCTGACCAAATACACACGCTCTAACCAGAACACCTGTATCAACCAGAAGTCGATCGTGAAGCGTGGCGATGTCATTGCTCGGGGTGACGTTCTGGCCGACGGCCCGTCTGTCGATCTGGGCGAACTGGCCCTGGGCCAGAATATGCGCATAGCGTTCATGCCCTGGAATGGTTACAACTTCGAGGATTCCATCCTGATCTCGGAGCGGGTTGTGCAGGAGGATCGGCTGACTACCATCCACATCCAGGAACTGACCTGTGTGGCGCGGGACACCAAGCTGGGTTCAGAAGAGGTCACTGCTGACATTCCGAACGTCGGCGAGAGTGCTCTGTCCAAGCTTGATGAGTCCGGGATTGTCTATATCGGGGCAGAGGTAGGGCCTGGTGACATCATGGTCGGCAAGGTGACACCGAAGGGTGAAACCCAGCTGACACCGGAAGAAAAACTCCTGAGGGCGATCTTCGGTGAGAAGGCGTCCGACGTGAAGGATACGTCGTTGCGGGTTCCCAGTGGTACCCGGGGTACCGTGATAGACGTTCAGGTGTTTACCCGCGACGGTATCGAGAAAGATCAGCGCGCGCTTTCGATCGAGAAAGAGCAGCTTGATGAGTATCGTAAGGACCTGAAGGACGAGTACCGAATTGTCGAAGGGGCCACTTTCGAGCGGCTGCGTAATGCGCTCCGGGACCAGGCTGTCATTAGCGCGCCCGGCATGAAGAAGGGCGACAAGCTTACGGATGACTCTTTCGCCGGTCTTGGCCGTGACGACTGGTTCAAGATCCGTATGAGCGATGATGCCCTCAACGAGCTTATCGAAAAGTCTGAAGAGGGGCTTATTGCTCGTCGTAAAGAGCATGAAGAGCGGTTCGAGGACAAGAAACGCAAGATCCAGCAGGGTGACGATCTGGCGCCAGGGGTCCTGAAAATCGTTAAGGTCTACCTTGCAGTCAAGCGCCGCATCCAGTCTGGTGACAAGATGGCCGGCCGGCACGGTAACAAGGGTGTCATTTCGGCGATCATGCCTGTTGAAGATATGCCGTATGACGAGTCTGGCGAGCCTGTGGATATCGTTCTGAATCCCCTGGGTGTGCCCTCGCGGATGAACGTCGGGCAGGTACTGGAGACGCACCTTGGTGCTGCAGCGAAAGGGCTGGGTCGGAAGATCAACGGCATGCTGGAAGCCCAGAAGAAGGTGAGCGAGATCCGTAGTCTGCTCAACGAGATCTATAACGGGACGGAAACCCCGCATGTGGATCTGGACAGTCTGAATGATCAGGAGATCCTGGCTCTAGCCGATAATCTGCGCGAAGGTGTCCCCATGGCAACCGCCGTATTCGACGGTGCCAAGGAACACGAGATCAAACAGATGCTGGCGTTGGCGGACATGGACACTAGCGGGCAGACAACCCTCTATGATGGTCGCACCGGCGATAAATTCGACCGGCCGGTCACGGTTGGCTACATGTATATGCTCAAGCTCAACCACCTCGTGGATGACAAGATGCACGCTCGTTCGACCGGCTCCTACAGCTTGGTCACTCAGCAACCGCTGGGTGGTAAGGCGCAGTTCGGGGGTCAGCGCTTTGGTGAGATGGAAGTGTGGGCGCTCGAGGCCTACGGTGCGGCGTACACGCTGCAGGAAATGCTTACCGTCAAGTCGGACGACGTTAACGGCCGAACCAAGATGTACAAAAACATTGTCGATGGCGACCACCGTATGGAACCGGGTATGCCGGAGTCCTTTAACGTGCTGGTCAAAGAAATCCGTTCCCTGGGCATCGACATCGAGCTCGAAACGGAATAA
- the rplL gene encoding 50S ribosomal protein L7/L12, whose translation MALSKDEILDAIAEMSVMDVVALVEAMEEKFGVSAAAAVAAAPAAAGEAAAAAEEQTEFDVILTAAGEKKVNAIKAVRELTGLGLKEAKAMVDGAPSTVKEGVSKADAEDAKKKLEEAGASVELK comes from the coding sequence ATGGCTCTGTCGAAAGACGAGATTTTAGATGCAATCGCTGAAATGAGCGTTATGGATGTTGTAGCGCTGGTTGAAGCAATGGAAGAAAAGTTTGGCGTTTCTGCTGCGGCAGCAGTCGCAGCTGCACCTGCAGCAGCAGGCGAAGCAGCGGCCGCTGCAGAAGAGCAGACCGAGTTTGACGTTATTCTGACCGCCGCCGGCGAGAAGAAAGTTAACGCTATCAAGGCTGTTCGCGAGCTGACAGGTCTGGGCCTCAAAGAAGCCAAAGCTATGGTCGACGGTGCACCTTCTACTGTGAAGGAAGGCGTTAGCAAGGCCGATGCTGAAGATGCGAAGAAGAAGCTTGAGGAAGCAGGCGCTTCTGTTGAGCTCAAGTAA
- the secE gene encoding preprotein translocase subunit SecE, which translates to MESKANQTSGRMDTLKWLVVFILVTVAVVGNTYYSAESLLYRVLAVVALAIVAGVIALQTSKGKRFAQLLKEARVEIRKVVWPTRQELTQTTLIVIVFVLVVALLLWGMDSLISWGVSGIIG; encoded by the coding sequence ATGGAGTCTAAAGCAAATCAGACTTCCGGCCGCATGGATACATTAAAGTGGCTGGTTGTTTTTATCCTGGTTACCGTCGCTGTGGTTGGTAATACGTATTACAGTGCGGAATCATTGCTGTATCGTGTGCTGGCCGTTGTGGCGCTAGCCATTGTTGCAGGCGTTATTGCACTCCAGACTTCGAAGGGCAAGCGCTTTGCTCAGCTCCTGAAGGAAGCTCGGGTAGAAATTCGGAAGGTTGTGTGGCCGACGCGTCAAGAGCTGACGCAGACCACGCTTATAGTCATCGTCTTCGTTCTGGTTGTAGCGCTGCTTCTTTGGGGCATGGATTCGCTGATCAGTTGGGGCGTATCAGGCATTATTGGCTGA
- the rplA gene encoding 50S ribosomal protein L1: MSKLSKRQKLIREKVDATKSYAVDEAVALLVELGGQVKFKESIDIAVNLGVDARKSDQVVRGSTVLPNGTGKSVRVAVFTQGANADKAREAGADIVGMEDLADEVKKGNMDFDVVIASPDAMRIVGQLGQILGPRGLMPNPKVGTVTADVATAVQNAKAGQVRYRTDKNGIIHCPVGTVEFNADSIKQNIEALLADLKKIKPSSAKGIYLKKITLSSTMGPGLPLDQGSLTV; encoded by the coding sequence ATGTCCAAACTTAGCAAGCGCCAAAAACTCATTCGCGAAAAAGTCGACGCAACTAAAAGTTATGCCGTAGACGAAGCGGTAGCTTTGTTGGTCGAACTCGGCGGACAGGTCAAGTTCAAAGAATCCATCGACATTGCGGTCAACCTTGGGGTTGATGCCCGGAAGTCAGATCAGGTAGTTCGCGGTTCTACTGTCCTGCCCAACGGGACTGGCAAGTCCGTCAGGGTCGCCGTTTTCACTCAAGGTGCTAACGCTGACAAAGCTCGCGAAGCCGGTGCCGATATCGTCGGTATGGAAGATCTGGCAGACGAAGTGAAAAAAGGCAACATGGACTTCGATGTGGTTATCGCGTCGCCGGATGCCATGCGGATCGTCGGTCAGCTTGGTCAGATCCTGGGTCCTCGTGGCCTGATGCCGAACCCGAAAGTGGGTACGGTAACCGCGGATGTCGCAACCGCTGTACAGAATGCGAAGGCAGGTCAGGTTCGGTACCGTACCGACAAGAATGGCATTATTCATTGCCCGGTTGGCACGGTTGAATTCAATGCTGACTCCATCAAGCAGAATATCGAAGCCCTGCTGGCGGATCTTAAAAAGATCAAGCCTTCGTCAGCCAAAGGTATCTACCTGAAGAAGATCACCCTGTCGTCCACTATGGGACCAGGGCTGCCATTGGATCAGGGTTCTTTAACTGTCTGA
- the nusG gene encoding transcription termination/antitermination protein NusG yields the protein MAKRWYVVHAFSGFEKQVMRGIKERIALENMEDRFGDVLVPTEEVVEMRDGKKRKSERKFYPGYVLVQMELDDATWHLVKSTPRVMGFIGGRPDKPAPITDREADAILQRVQSGAEKPKPKTLFEPGEIVRVSEGPFADFNGVVEEVDYDKSRVKVAVLIFGRSTPVELEFGQVEKD from the coding sequence ATGGCTAAGCGTTGGTATGTGGTCCATGCCTTTTCCGGATTTGAAAAGCAGGTAATGCGGGGCATCAAAGAGCGGATTGCCCTTGAGAACATGGAAGACCGTTTCGGTGATGTGCTCGTCCCCACTGAAGAAGTGGTCGAGATGCGCGACGGCAAAAAGCGAAAGAGCGAGCGCAAGTTCTACCCGGGCTATGTGTTGGTGCAGATGGAGCTGGATGATGCTACCTGGCATCTGGTGAAAAGTACCCCTCGGGTTATGGGCTTTATTGGTGGCCGTCCAGATAAACCGGCGCCGATAACAGATCGGGAAGCTGATGCGATCCTGCAGCGCGTGCAAAGCGGTGCGGAAAAGCCGAAGCCGAAGACTTTGTTCGAGCCTGGTGAAATCGTTAGGGTTTCGGAAGGCCCTTTTGCCGACTTCAACGGTGTTGTTGAAGAAGTTGACTACGACAAGAGTCGAGTCAAAGTCGCTGTGCTGATATTTGGTCGGTCCACGCCTGTTGAGCTTGAGTTTGGTCAGGTAGAAAAAGACTGA